A stretch of the Sphingosinithalassobacter tenebrarum genome encodes the following:
- a CDS encoding hydroxymethylglutaryl-CoA lyase — protein MASDILVSEVGPRDGLQSIKTVMPTEAKKAWIAAEAAAGVREIEVGSFVPAKLLPQLADTAEIVAFARGIAGLTVAVLVPNLRGAQAAISAKAHKLTLPLSVSESHSMANLRRTHAQVIEEARGIAAAIAELPEEDRPHFEGSLSTVFGCTIEGAIPQGQILRLAEQLMEAGCDEVGLSDTTGYADPASVKAMIRAVRGAVGDDAVTGIHLHNTRGLGLANVLAALDAGLETVDSSLGGIGGCPFAPGASGNIVTEDLVFMLQAMGLKTGIDLPRLLEVRGIVADALPGEPLYGFTPDAGLPLGFIPEKTNARLEAAE, from the coding sequence ATGGCTAGCGACATTCTGGTGAGCGAAGTCGGTCCGCGCGACGGATTGCAGAGCATCAAGACGGTCATGCCGACCGAGGCGAAAAAGGCCTGGATCGCGGCCGAAGCCGCCGCCGGCGTTCGCGAGATCGAGGTGGGAAGCTTCGTTCCCGCAAAGCTGTTGCCGCAGCTTGCCGACACGGCCGAAATCGTGGCCTTCGCGCGCGGCATAGCCGGGCTGACGGTCGCGGTGCTGGTGCCCAATCTGCGCGGTGCCCAGGCGGCGATTTCCGCGAAAGCGCATAAGCTTACGCTTCCGCTGTCGGTTTCCGAATCGCATAGCATGGCCAATTTGCGGCGCACCCACGCGCAGGTGATCGAGGAAGCGCGCGGCATCGCCGCTGCCATCGCCGAATTGCCCGAGGAAGATCGTCCGCATTTCGAAGGAAGTCTCTCCACTGTGTTCGGGTGCACCATCGAGGGCGCGATTCCGCAGGGGCAGATCCTGCGCCTCGCCGAGCAGCTTATGGAAGCCGGCTGCGATGAGGTCGGGCTTTCGGACACGACCGGCTATGCCGACCCGGCATCGGTGAAGGCGATGATTCGCGCGGTGCGCGGCGCCGTGGGCGACGATGCCGTCACGGGCATCCATCTGCACAATACGCGCGGCCTCGGGCTCGCCAATGTGCTCGCCGCGCTCGACGCCGGTCTGGAAACGGTCGATTCGTCGCTGGGCGGGATCGGCGGCTGCCCCTTCGCGCCGGGCGCGAGCGGCAATATCGTCACCGAGGATCTGGTGTTCATGCTCCAGGCGATGGGGCTGAAGACCGGGATCGACCTGCCCAGGCTGCTCGAAGTGCGCGGAATCGTCGCCGATGCGCTGCCCGGCGAGCCGCTGTACGGCTTCACGCCCGACGCCGGGCTGCCGCTCGGCTTCATCCCCGAAAAGACCAATGCCAGACTGGAGGCCGCCGAATGA
- a CDS encoding isochorismatase family protein, which produces MTIGTKMVRDDRTAREIFDDVMANPARTKFGFGDKLAIVNVDFQNAYTRIDEFKTAYETDPRQIEYANTISRLAREKGMPVIWTHVAYMKDASDAGVWGTRTDTPDSLQNIKYGSRRHAFDDRCEIDHDKDAIYTKRMPSAFFETPLQSLLVWHKVDTLVITGGSTSGCIRATAVDSLSRGYRTIVPIETCADKHESYHFANLTDLQLKYADVEPVQTVIDWLEAR; this is translated from the coding sequence ATGACGATTGGAACGAAGATGGTGCGTGACGACCGGACCGCGCGCGAGATTTTCGACGACGTGATGGCCAATCCCGCGCGCACCAAATTCGGGTTCGGCGATAAGCTTGCCATCGTGAATGTCGATTTCCAGAACGCCTATACGCGGATCGACGAATTCAAGACCGCGTACGAAACCGATCCGCGCCAGATCGAATATGCCAACACCATTTCGCGACTGGCGCGCGAAAAGGGGATGCCGGTGATCTGGACCCATGTCGCGTACATGAAGGACGCGAGCGATGCCGGCGTCTGGGGCACGCGCACCGACACCCCCGATTCGCTGCAGAACATCAAATATGGCTCGCGCCGCCACGCATTCGACGATCGCTGCGAAATCGATCACGACAAGGATGCGATCTACACCAAGCGCATGCCCTCGGCCTTTTTCGAAACGCCGCTGCAGAGCCTGCTCGTCTGGCACAAGGTCGATACTTTGGTGATCACCGGCGGTTCGACCTCGGGATGCATCCGCGCCACTGCGGTCGATAGCCTCAGCCGCGGCTATCGCACGATCGTCCCGATCGAAACCTGCGCCGACAAGCATGAAAGCTATCACTTCGCCAATCTCACCGACCTTCAGCTCAAATATGCCGATGTCGAGCCGGTGCAGACGGTGATCGACTGGCTGGAGGCACGCTGA
- a CDS encoding polysaccharide deacetylase family protein, whose amino-acid sequence MREGEKDPGLYDFRPYRDRTKLEWPGGKKVAVWVSPNLEFYEIDPPANPHRKSWPKPHPDIVGYGHRDYANRVAHWRMAEVMEKHGFKGSVSLSVALCQHHPDVVANANDLGWEFFSHGIYNTRYSYGMDEAQERAIIEDSIRTVRDATGQTIKGWLAPALTHTPRTLDLIAEYGMTYTCDLYHDDQPAPVRVKSGKLVSMPYSIEVNDHYGFFVYNMSPREYAETLMRQYDRLAAEAEARDGPGGTVMCIPLHSYLIAQPHRIGPFEDVLRHIAADGRAWITRSGDIADHFLSSGGYDAVAADAARYAKADA is encoded by the coding sequence ATGCGCGAAGGCGAAAAGGACCCCGGCCTTTATGATTTCCGGCCGTATCGCGACCGGACGAAGCTCGAATGGCCGGGCGGCAAGAAAGTCGCGGTTTGGGTGTCGCCCAATCTCGAATTCTACGAGATCGACCCGCCAGCCAATCCGCATCGCAAGAGCTGGCCCAAGCCGCATCCCGACATCGTCGGATACGGGCATCGCGACTATGCCAATCGCGTCGCGCACTGGCGCATGGCCGAAGTGATGGAAAAGCACGGCTTCAAGGGATCGGTGTCGCTGTCGGTCGCGCTGTGCCAGCATCACCCGGACGTGGTGGCCAATGCCAATGACCTGGGCTGGGAGTTCTTCAGCCACGGCATCTACAATACCCGCTACAGCTACGGCATGGATGAAGCGCAGGAACGCGCGATCATCGAGGATTCGATTCGGACGGTCCGCGATGCCACCGGCCAGACGATCAAGGGCTGGCTTGCCCCCGCGCTCACCCACACGCCGCGCACGCTCGATCTGATCGCCGAATATGGCATGACCTATACCTGCGATCTCTATCACGACGATCAGCCGGCGCCGGTGCGTGTGAAATCGGGCAAGCTCGTTTCGATGCCCTACAGCATCGAAGTGAACGATCATTACGGCTTCTTCGTCTACAACATGTCCCCGCGCGAATATGCCGAGACGCTGATGCGCCAATATGATCGGCTCGCCGCCGAAGCCGAGGCGAGGGACGGCCCCGGCGGCACGGTGATGTGCATTCCGCTGCACAGCTATCTGATCGCCCAGCCGCATCGCATCGGCCCGTTCGAGGATGTGCTGCGCCACATCGCTGCCGACGGTCGCGCCTGGATCACCCGGTCGGGCGACATCGCCGATCATTTCCTGTCGAGCGGCGGATATGACGCTGTCGCCGCCGACGCAGCCCGTTACGCAAAGGCAGACGCATGA
- a CDS encoding polysaccharide deacetylase family protein — protein sequence MSLDSAYLEYPKRHEGMDHGLYTPSPMPSRKPVAWPGGKPVAVTLLVNLEWFPITPEDKPFRAPGHMVTPYPDFRHYTAREYGTRVGFYRLLDAFAKAGVTATIAVNSAIAERYPSIIADILGAGHEIIAHATDMNATIASTLDEDAERAIITQARDTLAQVMGKAPRGWQSIARSQSFDTPRLLVEAGFDYMCDWVNDDLPWVATTDAGTITSVPFNHELSDRQMIAVQQHSMDSVAVQIEDALDWLKAEAAQYGAGRVLPFTLTPYITGLPYRMDAFEALLGRMASDEATWFASAGQLVDAWKPQAV from the coding sequence ATGAGCCTCGACTCCGCCTATCTCGAATATCCCAAGCGGCACGAGGGTATGGATCATGGCCTCTATACGCCCTCGCCGATGCCCAGCCGAAAGCCGGTCGCCTGGCCGGGCGGCAAGCCGGTGGCGGTGACGCTGCTGGTCAATCTGGAGTGGTTTCCGATCACGCCGGAGGACAAGCCGTTCCGCGCGCCGGGGCACATGGTCACGCCCTATCCCGATTTCCGCCACTATACCGCGCGCGAATATGGCACGCGGGTGGGCTTTTACCGGCTGCTCGATGCCTTCGCCAAGGCCGGCGTGACGGCGACGATCGCAGTCAATTCGGCAATCGCCGAACGCTATCCGAGCATCATCGCCGATATCTTGGGCGCGGGGCACGAGATCATCGCGCATGCCACCGACATGAACGCGACGATTGCCTCGACGCTCGACGAGGACGCCGAACGGGCCATCATCACGCAAGCGCGTGACACGCTGGCGCAGGTGATGGGCAAGGCGCCGCGCGGCTGGCAGTCGATCGCGCGGTCGCAGAGCTTCGATACGCCGCGGCTGCTCGTCGAAGCGGGGTTCGACTATATGTGCGACTGGGTGAATGACGATCTGCCCTGGGTCGCGACGACCGATGCGGGCACGATCACCTCGGTCCCGTTCAACCATGAATTGTCTGACCGGCAGATGATCGCCGTTCAGCAGCATTCGATGGACAGCGTCGCGGTGCAGATCGAGGATGCGCTCGATTGGCTCAAGGCCGAGGCTGCGCAATATGGCGCGGGCCGTGTGCTGCCCTTCACGCTGACGCCGTACATCACTGGCCTGCCCTATCGCATGGATGCGTTCGAAGCGCTGCTCGGCCGGATGGCGAGCGACGAGGCGACCTGGTTCGCGAGCGCGGGGCAACTGGTCGACGCATGGAAGCCCCAGGCCGTCTGA
- a CDS encoding class I SAM-dependent methyltransferase, whose protein sequence is MKVRDVQHAVLPQATAEERSRQEAVVMLRKLLNAKVRSKNVERYEEEARPAFIAKHGRLPQSPREVQEAFLMSPSYRRWSAANRAAQEMIWVSVGEPIYRDLDRMTKATAELIDAPEKLGSLTLDPAYDPSPEVADVDIHLQPGGYAMNNGDHDVVAGALYECGGNVFSFGQGIGRGDSKAGVILRLLEEHFDGFVPDKMLDIGCSAGAASAAYAAHWPQSEVHALDIGAGMLRYAHARAESLGVAVHFHQMDASELKFEKDSFDLVVSHNLMHEIGEEKRRKMIAESFRVVRPGGIVIHQDVAIRNQPTIVHQVERDWDTHFNGEVHWNTYATADLRADMIAAGFPEDSVIEHDLAALQGFANNRWYAISGRKPA, encoded by the coding sequence ATGAAGGTTCGCGACGTCCAGCACGCGGTTCTGCCCCAGGCGACCGCAGAAGAGCGCAGCCGCCAGGAGGCGGTCGTGATGCTGCGCAAGCTGCTCAACGCCAAAGTCCGTTCGAAGAATGTCGAGCGGTACGAGGAAGAGGCGCGCCCGGCTTTCATCGCGAAACACGGCCGCCTGCCCCAATCGCCGCGCGAAGTGCAGGAAGCGTTCTTGATGTCGCCCAGCTATCGCCGCTGGAGCGCCGCCAATCGCGCCGCGCAGGAAATGATCTGGGTGTCGGTGGGCGAACCGATCTATCGCGACCTCGATCGCATGACCAAGGCGACCGCCGAGCTGATCGACGCGCCCGAAAAGCTGGGCAGCCTGACGCTCGATCCCGCCTATGATCCGTCGCCCGAAGTCGCCGATGTCGATATTCATCTTCAGCCCGGCGGCTATGCGATGAACAATGGCGACCATGATGTCGTCGCCGGCGCGCTCTACGAATGCGGCGGCAATGTATTTTCCTTCGGCCAGGGTATCGGCCGGGGCGACAGCAAGGCGGGCGTAATCCTCCGCCTTCTGGAGGAGCATTTCGACGGGTTCGTACCCGACAAGATGCTCGATATCGGGTGCTCGGCGGGCGCGGCTTCGGCCGCCTATGCCGCGCACTGGCCGCAATCCGAAGTGCACGCGCTCGATATCGGCGCGGGCATGCTCCGCTACGCGCACGCGCGTGCGGAGTCCCTCGGTGTCGCCGTCCATTTCCATCAAATGGACGCGTCGGAGCTCAAGTTCGAAAAGGACAGCTTCGACCTCGTGGTCTCGCACAACCTGATGCATGAAATCGGAGAGGAGAAGCGTCGCAAGATGATCGCCGAATCCTTCCGCGTCGTGCGGCCGGGGGGGATCGTCATCCATCAGGATGTCGCGATCCGCAACCAGCCCACGATAGTGCATCAGGTTGAGCGTGACTGGGACACGCATTTCAACGGCGAAGTGCACTGGAACACCTATGCCACCGCCGATCTCCGCGCGGACATGATCGCCGCCGGCTTTCCCGAAGACAGCGTGATCGAGCATGACCTTGCCGCGCTGCAGGGCTTTGCCAATAATCGCTGGTACGCGATCAGCGGGCGAAAGCCCGCCTGA
- a CDS encoding VOC family protein — translation MSDWTTDTQPGLLRIAAVTTATPDMAASERAYCDYMGYRVVERSTVPQSLAESWDAPAAAGAAMVTLAPEGETDVFARLVETPAPPGYRPLTTFGWNAFEIIVDDVHTLAEKLTDSPFEIIGPPRPLQFMPSIVAMQVRGPANECLYFTMESGDRESSILPPPAGFVGRTFIVVVAGRNFDALLRWYVDKFELRERPVRQSKVAVIQAAQGLSPDQTVELSAIGMRQRGNLVELDAYPTGPGFPAAERPVIAGHLPPGNAVATFEVESIDPFAAEAIRSPGTRDEAVYRGRRSCVLRGPAGELVELIEVR, via the coding sequence GTGAGCGACTGGACCACGGACACCCAACCGGGACTGCTGCGGATCGCCGCCGTCACCACCGCGACGCCCGACATGGCCGCGTCCGAACGCGCCTATTGCGACTATATGGGCTATCGCGTGGTCGAACGGAGCACGGTGCCGCAATCGCTGGCGGAAAGCTGGGACGCACCCGCCGCTGCCGGCGCCGCGATGGTGACGCTGGCGCCCGAAGGGGAAACCGATGTCTTCGCGCGGCTCGTCGAAACCCCCGCCCCGCCGGGCTATCGCCCGCTCACCACATTCGGCTGGAACGCGTTCGAGATCATCGTCGACGATGTCCATACGCTCGCCGAAAAACTGACCGATTCCCCCTTCGAGATCATCGGGCCGCCGCGCCCGCTCCAGTTCATGCCTTCGATCGTCGCGATGCAGGTGCGCGGTCCGGCGAATGAATGCCTGTATTTCACGATGGAAAGCGGCGATCGCGAAAGCTCGATCCTGCCGCCGCCCGCCGGATTCGTCGGACGCACTTTCATCGTCGTCGTGGCGGGGCGGAACTTCGACGCGCTGCTGCGCTGGTATGTCGACAAGTTCGAGCTGCGCGAACGCCCGGTCCGCCAGAGCAAGGTCGCGGTCATTCAGGCCGCGCAGGGACTTTCTCCCGACCAGACCGTCGAGCTGAGCGCGATCGGCATGCGCCAGCGCGGCAATCTGGTCGAGCTCGACGCATATCCCACCGGCCCGGGCTTCCCCGCCGCGGAACGGCCGGTGATCGCCGGCCATCTGCCGCCGGGCAATGCCGTCGCGACATTCGAAGTCGAGTCGATCGATCCGTTTGCGGCGGAAGCGATCCGCTCGCCCGGCACGCGCGACGAGGCGGTGTATCGCGGCCGGCGCAGCTGCGTCCTGCGCGGCCCTGCCGGGGAGCTGGTTGAATTGATCGAAGTGCGATAA
- a CDS encoding GntR family transcriptional regulator yields the protein MTTIESDEPVAVDRMQAVPLYHQIFLQLREEITSGERAFGSRLPTEQELSAQFGVSRITARRALDELAENNLVERKRRVGTTVIFQSPAKPFQGNIEQALESLLSFGRTTRVKLLEVDTVPARAPIDEALQIEAGSQVLRISRVRWLEDSPIGHYITFLPTDIGAGMTRAKLKSTPILTLISEAGVQIGHARQTISATLADATLSSILQVDIGSPILRVSRTVEDINGRPVQHILAQFRPDKYQITLDLNSPSGEVQLL from the coding sequence TTGACGACCATCGAAAGCGATGAACCGGTCGCGGTGGACCGGATGCAGGCGGTACCTTTGTACCACCAGATATTCCTTCAGCTTCGCGAGGAAATCACGAGCGGCGAACGCGCGTTCGGATCGCGGCTGCCGACGGAACAGGAATTGTCCGCGCAATTCGGCGTTTCGCGCATCACCGCGCGCCGCGCGCTGGACGAGCTTGCCGAGAATAATCTGGTCGAACGCAAGCGCCGCGTCGGCACCACCGTCATCTTCCAGTCGCCGGCCAAGCCCTTTCAGGGCAATATCGAGCAGGCGCTCGAATCGCTGCTGAGCTTCGGCCGCACGACTCGCGTCAAACTGCTCGAGGTCGATACGGTCCCCGCGCGTGCGCCGATCGACGAGGCGCTGCAGATCGAAGCCGGGTCGCAAGTGCTGCGGATCAGCCGCGTCCGCTGGCTGGAGGACAGTCCGATCGGCCATTACATCACGTTCCTGCCGACCGATATCGGCGCGGGCATGACGCGCGCCAAGCTCAAGTCGACACCGATACTGACGCTGATTTCCGAAGCCGGCGTGCAGATCGGCCATGCCCGGCAGACGATTTCGGCGACGCTGGCCGATGCCACGCTTTCGTCGATCCTTCAGGTCGATATCGGGTCGCCGATCCTGCGCGTCAGCCGCACGGTGGAAGACATTAACGGGCGCCCGGTCCAGCACATCCTGGCGCAGTTCCGCCCCGACAAATATCAGATCACCCTTGATCTCAATTCTCCGTCCGGGGAAGTTCAGCTGCTCTGA
- a CDS encoding GlcG/HbpS family heme-binding protein, whose translation MHTKPVLGAADIRRMLDAAWQAAEAAGHAMSIAFADDGGYPLALQRMDGAGLMTGKVAMEKARTAALLRAPSAVLQDRVKQDPALLALTDYLPMAGGVPIRVDDAIVGAVGISGGTPEQDGAIAAAALAAL comes from the coding sequence ATGCATACGAAACCCGTTCTTGGTGCTGCGGACATTCGCCGCATGCTCGATGCCGCATGGCAGGCGGCGGAGGCAGCCGGTCACGCGATGAGCATCGCATTCGCCGATGATGGCGGCTATCCGCTCGCGCTGCAGCGCATGGACGGCGCGGGGCTGATGACCGGCAAGGTCGCGATGGAAAAGGCGCGGACCGCGGCGCTGCTGCGCGCGCCCAGTGCGGTGCTGCAGGACCGCGTCAAGCAGGATCCGGCGCTGCTGGCGCTTACCGATTATCTGCCGATGGCCGGCGGCGTTCCGATCCGTGTCGACGATGCGATCGTCGGGGCGGTGGGGATTTCGGGAGGCACGCCCGAGCAGGACGGGGCGATCGCCGCGGCCGCGCTCGCCGCGCTCTGA
- a CDS encoding MFS transporter, protein MPEPLRIPRFRAMWAATIVSQFGTFIQVVATSWAMVQLEGSATMVSLVQTAANLPTMLFAVSAGALADIFSRRSVMLGAQFAMLLLSALLAALAALGALTPMLLLALTFLIGCGTAVHWPAWQASVGELVPRAQISSAVAANIVGNNVARSLGPAIGGAIVLVAGATLAFLANALSYLAIITVLWRWRPEKSERRHSGYWAVLAEGFRYGVTHRHTRALLIRAAMFSLSAAAIWGLMPVVAVRLDGGPDLLGILFGCFGVGAMGGAVAAVTLRDRFGAEAVLRGGIAIFLLAIAALGLTKSIPVAVIAHLAAGAGWVSTLSTFNVTLQLGTPRELVGRTIALYQTTTFGGLAIGSLIWGMAADRVGVGPALTISAICLALGLIAGTRLPLPRQQPL, encoded by the coding sequence TTGCCCGAGCCGCTGCGCATCCCGCGCTTCCGGGCGATGTGGGCGGCGACGATCGTTTCGCAGTTCGGCACTTTCATCCAGGTCGTCGCGACCAGCTGGGCGATGGTCCAGCTCGAGGGGTCGGCGACGATGGTGTCGCTGGTGCAGACGGCGGCGAACCTGCCGACGATGCTGTTCGCGGTGTCGGCGGGCGCGCTTGCCGATATCTTCAGCCGGCGCAGCGTGATGCTGGGCGCGCAATTCGCGATGCTGCTGCTTTCGGCGCTGCTGGCGGCCCTGGCGGCGCTCGGCGCGCTGACGCCGATGCTGTTGCTTGCGCTCACCTTCCTGATCGGATGCGGCACCGCCGTCCACTGGCCGGCATGGCAGGCCTCGGTCGGCGAGCTCGTCCCGCGCGCGCAGATATCCTCGGCAGTGGCGGCCAACATCGTCGGCAACAATGTCGCGCGCAGCCTGGGCCCGGCGATCGGCGGCGCGATCGTGCTTGTGGCGGGCGCCACGCTCGCCTTCCTGGCCAATGCCCTGTCCTATCTGGCGATCATCACCGTGCTCTGGCGCTGGCGCCCCGAAAAGTCCGAACGCCGCCATAGCGGCTATTGGGCCGTGCTGGCGGAGGGATTCCGCTATGGCGTCACGCACCGGCACACGCGGGCATTGCTGATCCGCGCGGCGATGTTCAGCCTCAGCGCCGCCGCCATCTGGGGATTGATGCCGGTGGTGGCGGTGCGGCTCGACGGCGGGCCGGATCTGCTCGGCATCCTGTTCGGCTGTTTCGGCGTGGGCGCGATGGGCGGCGCCGTCGCCGCGGTCACGCTGCGCGACCGCTTCGGCGCGGAAGCGGTGCTGCGCGGCGGCATCGCGATATTCCTGCTCGCCATCGCCGCGCTGGGGCTGACAAAGTCGATTCCGGTCGCGGTGATCGCGCATCTTGCGGCGGGGGCGGGATGGGTTTCGACTTTGTCGACCTTCAACGTCACGCTGCAGCTCGGCACTCCGCGCGAGCTGGTGGGCCGGACCATCGCACTCTACCAGACCACCACGTTCGGCGGGCTGGCGATCGGATCGCTGATCTGGGGCATGGCGGCCGACCGGGTCGGTGTCGGCCCGGCGCTGACGATCTCCGCCATCTGCCTGGCATTGGGGCTGATCGCGGGAACGCGGCTGCCGCTCCCCCGGCAACAGCCGCTCTGA
- a CDS encoding SDR family NAD(P)-dependent oxidoreductase, translating to MYPDLEGKVAIVTGAGRRKGLGEAIARKLAEDGVKLVLHDLGETKGDMAPAHGVGASEEMAAVAEDLRAINPDVTTFQADMREEAQIEAMVAHAVASYGKLDILVNNAGVGYLFGPLVDATQEMWDTVLNVNLRGAFFAMKHAVRQMQKQDIVEGWGRGRIVSIGSRGSKSGSALTSSYIASKHGIVGLTRSAAIELGPEQITVNAVCPNHVTTGLGSWQNEYMAKARGQTLEEYLAAMRGRIPLGRVGEPSDTANACAFLCSGQARYITGEAMNVSGGEEMH from the coding sequence ATGTATCCCGATCTGGAAGGCAAGGTGGCGATCGTCACCGGCGCCGGGCGCCGCAAGGGGCTGGGCGAAGCCATTGCCCGCAAGCTGGCCGAGGACGGCGTCAAGCTGGTGCTCCACGACCTGGGCGAGACCAAGGGCGACATGGCGCCTGCGCACGGAGTCGGCGCGAGCGAGGAAATGGCCGCGGTCGCCGAGGACCTGCGCGCGATCAATCCCGACGTCACGACCTTCCAGGCCGATATGCGCGAGGAAGCGCAAATCGAGGCGATGGTCGCCCATGCCGTTGCCAGCTATGGCAAACTCGACATCCTCGTGAACAATGCCGGAGTCGGCTATCTGTTCGGGCCGCTGGTCGATGCGACGCAGGAAATGTGGGACACGGTCCTCAACGTGAATCTGCGCGGCGCCTTTTTCGCGATGAAGCACGCCGTTCGCCAGATGCAGAAGCAGGATATCGTCGAAGGCTGGGGCCGTGGCCGCATCGTTTCGATCGGCAGTCGCGGGTCGAAATCGGGTTCGGCACTGACATCATCCTACATCGCGTCGAAGCACGGCATTGTCGGCCTCACCCGCTCGGCGGCGATCGAGCTGGGCCCCGAACAGATTACCGTCAACGCAGTCTGCCCCAATCACGTCACCACCGGGCTGGGCAGCTGGCAGAACGAATATATGGCGAAGGCGCGCGGCCAGACGCTCGAGGAATATCTTGCGGCGATGCGCGGCCGTATTCCGCTCGGCCGCGTCGGCGAGCCTTCGGATACCGCCAATGCCTGCGCGTTCCTCTGCTCCGGCCAGGCGCGCTACATCACCGGCGAGGCGATGAACGTCTCGGGCGGCGAGGAAATGCACTGA